The following are from one region of the Phormidium sp. PBR-2020 genome:
- a CDS encoding zinc-dependent alcohol dehydrogenase family protein, producing the protein MKAVVMTSAGAPDVLEVRDLPVPRIERPTQVLVRLKAAGVNPIDTKVRQRGTFISNGSPDILGCDGAGIVEAVGSHVSGFGPGDAVYFCFGGLGGSQGNYAEYAVVEQHCLTAKPQSLSFEEAAAAPLVLITAWEALYDRARLCAGQRVLIQAGAGGVGHVAIQLAKRQGAQVATTVSDTHKADFVKSLGADLAILYPEQDFVEAVLAWTEGEGVDVAFDTVGGETFYRSCEAVKVYGDVVTLLQPSEMGNLKGARQRNLRIGLELMLTPMLLNLQEEQAEQAKILRECARLFDGGSLKVEVSQVFPLVEAAEAHRQLEAGSMSGKVVLRME; encoded by the coding sequence ATGAAAGCTGTTGTAATGACCAGTGCCGGTGCGCCAGATGTGTTGGAAGTCCGGGATTTGCCGGTTCCACGGATTGAACGCCCCACTCAGGTGTTGGTGCGACTAAAGGCGGCTGGGGTGAATCCCATTGATACGAAGGTTCGACAACGGGGAACCTTTATCTCAAACGGCTCTCCGGATATCTTGGGCTGTGATGGGGCCGGGATTGTCGAAGCCGTCGGTTCTCATGTCTCAGGGTTTGGCCCGGGGGATGCGGTCTATTTCTGTTTTGGGGGCTTGGGGGGATCTCAGGGGAATTATGCAGAATATGCGGTGGTGGAACAGCATTGTTTGACAGCTAAACCTCAATCCCTCAGTTTTGAAGAAGCGGCGGCGGCCCCTCTGGTGCTGATTACGGCTTGGGAGGCTCTCTATGACCGCGCTCGTCTCTGTGCGGGACAACGGGTTCTGATTCAGGCGGGGGCCGGTGGTGTGGGCCATGTGGCGATTCAGTTGGCGAAACGTCAGGGCGCTCAGGTGGCGACGACGGTTTCTGATACACACAAAGCTGATTTTGTCAAGAGTCTGGGGGCAGATTTGGCGATTCTCTATCCTGAGCAAGATTTTGTCGAGGCGGTTTTGGCTTGGACCGAGGGAGAGGGAGTCGATGTGGCCTTTGACACCGTTGGCGGCGAGACCTTTTATCGCAGCTGTGAGGCGGTGAAGGTCTATGGGGATGTGGTGACGTTGCTTCAGCCGAGTGAGATGGGCAATTTGAAGGGGGCCCGTCAACGCAACCTCCGGATTGGCTTGGAGTTGATGTTGACGCCGATGTTGCTCAATTTGCAGGAGGAACAGGCGGAACAGGCGAAAATTCTCCGGGAATGTGCCCGTTTGTTTGATGGGGGGTCCCTGAAGGTTGAGGTGAGTCAGGTGTTCCCCTTGGTGGAAGCGGCGGAGGCTCATCGCCAACTGGAGGCGGGGTCGATGTCCGGGAAAGTGGTCTTGCGGATGGAGTAA
- a CDS encoding DUF3727 domain-containing protein produces the protein MNETSHSTIVSVTDEQGRSLPCYVEHQFEMNGVEYAVLLPVNIPVDLVTWSGDDESEDEDADLATEEEIDQVFETAKAVLAAQDLLLQRTALTLTVVGEIPELDEAIEALNETDSDEDEEELLCLANFYEGEQEYGLYVPIDPMLVLARINAEAKPELLTDAELDELEPLLPSIESLIAERLFNGLE, from the coding sequence ATGAACGAAACGTCTCATAGCACGATTGTGTCTGTCACCGATGAACAGGGGCGATCGCTCCCCTGTTATGTTGAACATCAGTTTGAGATGAATGGTGTTGAGTACGCGGTGTTACTCCCGGTTAATATTCCGGTGGATCTGGTGACTTGGTCGGGGGATGATGAGAGTGAGGATGAGGACGCTGATCTCGCCACCGAGGAGGAGATTGATCAGGTTTTTGAGACGGCCAAGGCGGTTCTGGCGGCACAAGATTTATTGCTTCAGCGAACGGCCCTGACGTTAACGGTGGTGGGTGAGATTCCCGAGTTGGATGAGGCGATTGAGGCTCTGAATGAGACGGATTCCGATGAGGATGAGGAGGAACTGCTCTGTTTAGCGAATTTTTATGAGGGTGAGCAGGAATATGGACTCTATGTCCCGATTGATCCGATGTTAGTGTTGGCGCGTATCAATGCTGAGGCGAAGCCGGAGTTACTGACGGATGCGGAGTTGGATGAGTTGGAACCGCTACTCCCGTCGATTGAAAGTTTGATTGCTGAACGGCTGTTTAATGGTTTGGAGTAG
- the mltG gene encoding endolytic transglycosylase MltG — MRRLAKGAFYLAIPGAIALGVWQGWSWWSWATAPVAETATEELSEDEVTAIQLEIPPGTPAAQIGRDLEAVGLIQSANAWELWARWLRWRQPDGSFQAGVYRFSPQESMLEIGAQIWDGEVANQSFTIPEGWSRLEMADYFERREFFSAEAFLEATQDIPRDRFPWLPQDIPHLEGYLFPDTYQVGEGTITPDAIVAQMLGQFERVALPEYEENQPPEPMTLHEWVTLGSIVEKEAVVAQERRTIAGVFWQRLRTGMNLGADPTVEYALGIRQTVDTPLTWTQVAVDSPYNTYRNPGLPPTAIASPGLASLQATLDPEETPYLYFVARYDGTHFFSRTLAEHEAAIARVERELAQ; from the coding sequence GTGAGACGACTAGCGAAAGGCGCGTTTTACTTGGCAATTCCGGGGGCGATCGCCCTGGGAGTCTGGCAAGGATGGTCTTGGTGGAGTTGGGCCACGGCTCCGGTGGCGGAAACGGCGACGGAGGAGTTGTCGGAGGATGAGGTGACCGCAATACAACTGGAAATTCCCCCAGGGACTCCAGCCGCGCAAATTGGCCGGGATCTCGAAGCGGTTGGCTTGATTCAATCGGCTAACGCCTGGGAGTTGTGGGCCCGCTGGCTGCGTTGGCGACAACCGGATGGCTCATTTCAGGCGGGAGTGTATCGGTTTTCGCCCCAGGAGTCGATGTTGGAGATTGGGGCGCAAATTTGGGATGGGGAGGTGGCGAACCAAAGTTTCACGATTCCTGAAGGCTGGTCCCGTTTGGAGATGGCGGACTATTTTGAGCGACGGGAGTTTTTCTCCGCTGAGGCTTTCCTAGAGGCGACGCAAGACATTCCCCGCGATCGCTTTCCTTGGCTTCCGCAAGACATTCCCCATTTGGAGGGCTACCTCTTTCCCGATACCTATCAGGTGGGGGAGGGAACGATTACCCCCGACGCCATTGTGGCCCAAATGTTAGGTCAGTTTGAACGGGTGGCGTTGCCGGAGTACGAAGAGAATCAGCCTCCCGAACCGATGACGTTACATGAATGGGTGACCTTAGGCTCGATTGTGGAAAAAGAGGCGGTAGTGGCTCAGGAGCGGCGCACCATTGCGGGGGTCTTTTGGCAACGACTGCGGACGGGGATGAATCTTGGGGCAGATCCAACGGTAGAATATGCTTTGGGGATTCGTCAGACGGTGGATACTCCCTTGACTTGGACTCAGGTGGCCGTAGATTCTCCCTATAATACCTATCGTAATCCGGGATTGCCACCGACGGCGATCGCCAGTCCAGGATTAGCGAGTTTACAAGCCACGTTAGATCCCGAGGAAACTCCTTATCTCTATTTCGTGGCTCGCTATGATGGAACCCACTTTTTTAGCCGTACGTTAGCCGAACATGAGGCGGCGATCGCTCGGGTTGAACGGGAACTGGCTCAATGA
- a CDS encoding YqeG family HAD IIIA-type phosphatase, with amino-acid sequence MSWGKLLQPDLVLGGTVMDITPDLLVEHNLKGLVFDVDETLVPIGQMEASEELRQRIVELRQVATLWLVSNNVSETRIGNIAKSLELPYIFFAAKPFRRKLWRAVSAMDLPVAQVAMVGDRLFTDVLAGNRMGMFTVLVEPMVDPGESVRQSPVRSVEVWLSQVLGASLTANR; translated from the coding sequence ATGTCTTGGGGCAAACTCTTACAGCCAGATTTGGTTCTGGGCGGCACAGTGATGGATATTACGCCAGACCTGTTGGTTGAGCATAATTTGAAGGGACTCGTGTTTGATGTGGACGAGACTCTAGTCCCTATTGGGCAGATGGAGGCTTCGGAGGAACTGCGGCAGCGGATTGTTGAGTTACGCCAGGTGGCTACCCTCTGGCTGGTGAGCAACAATGTCAGTGAAACCCGCATTGGCAATATCGCCAAGTCTCTGGAGTTGCCTTACATCTTCTTTGCGGCTAAACCCTTCCGCCGCAAACTCTGGCGAGCGGTGTCGGCGATGGATTTACCGGTGGCTCAGGTGGCCATGGTGGGCGATCGCCTGTTTACGGATGTTCTGGCGGGCAATCGCATGGGAATGTTTACGGTGTTGGTTGAGCCGATGGTTGATCCGGGGGAGTCGGTGCGTCAGTCCCCGGTGCGTTCGGTGGAGGTTTGGCTCTCTCAAGTCCTCGGGGCTTCCCTCACGGCCAATCGTTAA
- a CDS encoding IS630 family transposase: MLWKVSLGWTIENSAVAVGLSYRYARTIVKRYNQQGEKGVINQRNKTKINPRGREPLLNGEQLEKLKQALKKAPSDGGLWTGPKVARWIEKETGREKVWPQKGWDYLKKCHYSWQRPRPRHRKGNKEAQEEYKKNLPKKVTEIQNKHPDSEVEVWFFDEHRVGLKSILAKVWSETGQRPEAVVQHRYEWVYVYGFVNPKTGETHWYLIPRVNVKWLNLVLETFAEEVGVGENKIILLVQDNAGWHRSPKLQVNEGIFVDFLPPYSPELQPAERLWKLVDEPLVNRCFDTIEDLEDVLEQRCCVLSEQMQEEIRDLTNYHWLEYA, translated from the coding sequence CTGTTATGGAAAGTGAGCTTAGGATGGACAATAGAAAACAGTGCCGTAGCGGTGGGGTTGAGCTATCGCTACGCCCGAACAATCGTAAAGCGATATAACCAGCAAGGAGAGAAGGGAGTCATTAACCAAAGGAACAAAACCAAAATCAATCCCCGAGGGCGGGAACCTTTACTCAATGGCGAGCAACTCGAAAAGCTTAAGCAAGCCTTAAAAAAAGCGCCGTCAGATGGAGGACTATGGACAGGACCCAAGGTGGCGCGATGGATTGAAAAAGAAACGGGACGGGAAAAAGTCTGGCCCCAAAAGGGGTGGGATTACCTAAAAAAGTGTCATTACTCTTGGCAGCGACCGAGACCCAGGCATCGAAAAGGAAATAAAGAAGCCCAAGAAGAGTATAAAAAAAACTTGCCAAAGAAAGTCACGGAAATTCAAAATAAACATCCTGATTCCGAAGTTGAAGTTTGGTTTTTCGACGAACACCGAGTGGGTCTAAAGTCAATCCTAGCGAAAGTTTGGAGTGAGACTGGACAACGCCCCGAAGCCGTGGTTCAGCACCGGTATGAGTGGGTCTATGTCTACGGGTTCGTTAATCCAAAAACGGGAGAAACACATTGGTATTTAATCCCAAGAGTGAATGTGAAGTGGTTGAATTTAGTCTTAGAAACCTTTGCCGAAGAAGTGGGGGTTGGAGAGAATAAAATAATCCTCTTAGTTCAAGATAATGCGGGCTGGCATCGAAGCCCAAAACTTCAGGTGAATGAGGGAATCTTTGTAGATTTTTTACCTCCCTATTCTCCCGAGCTTCAACCAGCCGAACGGCTGTGGAAGTTAGTAGATGAACCACTGGTCAATCGATGTTTTGATACCATTGAAGACCTGGAAGATGTTCTTGAACAACGTTGTTGTGTTCTTAGTGAACAGATGCAAGAAGAAATTCGCGATTTGACAAATTATCACTGGCTAGAGTACGCCTGA
- a CDS encoding PEP-CTERM sorting domain-containing protein has translation MRLPTAITYTAPLLGASLALTAFAAPATAFSLNTGESFGTDGLIFTKDTKVTFTFGNTFGAYVSSLGLYEVNGGVASEVKTLFAENAAADVGKQSDAHDWLGTCGNDGSVVENCTASFLFKANVEYALGLTSRYRNSGNLVNTVFSTNSLNSFSGNSSSRVANGEETQQFLFGSHGAFDGEDANEHKAFPNPGNFVSGNPLSGPLALGIDDRGNRNDRDFQDMVLWAQAERVDPRDVPEPSAILGLTAIAGGLASLRRRRHS, from the coding sequence ATGCGACTACCAACAGCAATCACCTATACAGCCCCCTTACTCGGTGCCTCTCTAGCACTCACTGCCTTTGCAGCACCAGCTACCGCCTTTAGCCTAAACACCGGCGAAAGCTTTGGTACAGACGGCTTAATCTTCACAAAAGACACCAAAGTTACGTTCACCTTCGGTAATACCTTTGGAGCCTATGTCTCCAGCCTGGGACTCTATGAAGTCAATGGGGGAGTGGCCAGCGAAGTCAAAACCTTGTTTGCGGAAAATGCTGCTGCTGATGTCGGTAAGCAAAGTGATGCTCATGACTGGCTTGGAACCTGCGGTAATGACGGGAGTGTTGTTGAAAACTGCACGGCTTCCTTCCTGTTCAAAGCGAACGTAGAATACGCCCTCGGTTTAACCAGCCGATATCGCAACAGTGGCAACCTAGTTAACACCGTCTTCTCGACCAACAGCCTCAACTCCTTTAGTGGCAATAGTTCCAGCAGAGTTGCTAACGGAGAAGAAACCCAACAGTTTCTCTTCGGCTCCCATGGTGCTTTTGATGGTGAGGATGCCAACGAGCATAAAGCCTTCCCCAATCCCGGAAATTTCGTTAGTGGTAATCCCCTATCTGGCCCCTTAGCCTTAGGGATTGATGACCGTGGTAACCGCAATGACCGTGACTTCCAAGACATGGTTCTCTGGGCACAAGCTGAACGGGTTGATCCTCGTGATGTCCCTGAGCCTTCTGCCATCTTGGGCTTAACGGCCATCGCCGGTGGACTAGCCAGCCTACGCCGTCGTCGCCACAGCTAA
- a CDS encoding methionine gamma-lyase family protein produces the protein MNLKINLTKLRRSLDDHFTTVDNIVQDNLRRVLKAYQHHRVGVRHFASVSGYGHDDLGRDTFDRVFAEVMGAEAALVRVQMVSGTHAISCALYGVLRPGDEMLAVAGPPYDTLEEVIGVRGSGQGSLAELGVKYRVVPLTDDGMIDWNALATAVKPETRLVLIQRSCGYAWRHSLSLDDIGKIVEVVKQQNPQTVCFVDNCYGEFVETREPTAVGADLMAGSLIKNPGGTLMTAGGYVAGRADLVEQAACRLTAPGIGSAGGATFEQNRLLYQGFYLAPQMVGEALKGTYLLSQAFHELGYSVNPLPHEPRRDIIQAIALGSPEKLIAFCRAIQRNSPIDAYLDPVPAEMPGYETPLVMAGGTFIDGSTSEFSADGPLRDPYVVFCQGGTHWTQVAIALEEAMAAIESL, from the coding sequence ATGAATCTTAAGATTAACTTAACAAAGCTGCGGCGATCGCTCGACGACCACTTCACCACTGTGGACAACATAGTCCAGGACAATCTGCGACGGGTCTTGAAAGCCTACCAACATCACCGGGTGGGGGTGCGGCACTTTGCCAGCGTCTCGGGATATGGCCATGATGACCTCGGCCGTGACACCTTCGATCGCGTCTTTGCAGAGGTTATGGGGGCCGAAGCCGCTCTGGTGAGAGTTCAGATGGTGTCCGGAACCCATGCGATCTCCTGTGCTTTGTACGGTGTGTTGCGACCTGGGGACGAGATGCTGGCGGTGGCAGGCCCCCCCTACGACACACTTGAGGAAGTGATTGGGGTGCGAGGTTCGGGTCAAGGATCTCTGGCGGAGTTGGGGGTTAAATATCGGGTTGTGCCTCTGACTGACGATGGAATGATCGATTGGAACGCATTGGCGACGGCCGTAAAGCCGGAAACCCGCTTGGTCTTGATTCAACGGTCTTGCGGGTATGCCTGGCGTCACAGTTTGTCCCTTGATGATATCGGAAAAATCGTCGAGGTTGTAAAACAGCAGAATCCTCAGACGGTTTGTTTTGTGGATAACTGCTACGGCGAGTTCGTGGAGACTCGTGAACCCACGGCTGTCGGTGCGGACTTGATGGCCGGATCTCTGATTAAAAATCCGGGTGGAACTCTCATGACGGCGGGAGGGTATGTGGCCGGACGAGCGGATTTGGTGGAGCAGGCGGCCTGTCGTTTGACGGCCCCCGGAATCGGCAGTGCCGGAGGGGCCACCTTTGAGCAGAACCGTCTTCTCTATCAAGGATTCTACCTGGCTCCCCAGATGGTTGGGGAAGCCCTTAAGGGAACTTATTTACTGTCACAAGCCTTTCATGAGTTGGGCTATTCCGTGAATCCCTTACCCCATGAGCCTCGTCGCGATATTATCCAGGCGATCGCCCTGGGAAGTCCTGAAAAACTCATTGCCTTCTGTCGTGCGATTCAACGCAATTCCCCCATTGATGCCTATCTTGACCCCGTTCCAGCAGAAATGCCGGGCTACGAGACGCCTCTGGTGATGGCCGGGGGAACGTTTATTGATGGCAGTACCTCGGAATTCTCCGCCGATGGTCCTCTGCGTGATCCGTACGTGGTGTTTTGCCAGGGGGGCACCCATTGGACTCAGGTGGCGATCGCCCTCGAAGAGGCGATGGCGGCGATCGAGAGCCTCTAA
- a CDS encoding fatty acid desaturase, translating to MTVATPQKLSLNWFAVIWIATIHLLACLAFLPSTFTWAGVGVALFLHWVTGALGVTMGWHRLISHRSFEAPKWLEHFLMFCGTLSCQAGPLDWIGMHRIHHKYSDTPADPHDSNKGFWWSHVGWMFFEIPAKEEASKMVKDIEDDPVYQFCQKFFIPIQFVLGFILYFLGDYFVGNGISFVVWGVFVRMVAMFHCTWFVNSATHKFGYRTYESGDDSRNCWWVALVTYGEGWHNNHHAFQYSARHGLKWWEIDVTWMMISALKAVGLAKKVKMPPKNPKMISS from the coding sequence ATGACAGTTGCAACACCCCAAAAACTTTCACTGAATTGGTTTGCGGTTATTTGGATCGCCACCATTCACTTATTAGCGTGCTTGGCGTTTTTGCCGAGTACCTTTACCTGGGCCGGTGTTGGCGTTGCCCTGTTCTTACACTGGGTTACCGGAGCCTTGGGCGTCACCATGGGATGGCATCGCCTAATTAGCCACCGCAGTTTTGAAGCTCCCAAATGGTTGGAGCACTTCCTGATGTTCTGCGGCACTCTATCCTGTCAAGCGGGCCCTTTAGACTGGATTGGTATGCACCGCATTCATCATAAATATTCTGATACCCCCGCCGATCCTCACGATTCCAACAAAGGGTTTTGGTGGAGTCACGTTGGCTGGATGTTTTTTGAAATTCCTGCCAAAGAGGAAGCCTCTAAAATGGTCAAGGATATTGAAGACGATCCCGTCTATCAATTTTGCCAAAAATTCTTTATTCCCATTCAGTTTGTCTTAGGATTCATCCTCTATTTCCTGGGTGATTACTTCGTTGGGAATGGTATTTCCTTTGTGGTTTGGGGTGTCTTCGTTCGCATGGTGGCGATGTTCCACTGCACCTGGTTTGTCAACAGTGCCACCCACAAGTTTGGCTATCGCACCTATGAATCTGGTGACGATTCCCGTAACTGCTGGTGGGTTGCCCTGGTTACCTATGGCGAAGGCTGGCATAACAACCATCATGCCTTCCAATACTCCGCTCGCCATGGTCTCAAATGGTGGGAAATCGATGTCACTTGGATGATGATTAGTGCCTTAAAGGCTGTTGGCTTGGCCAAAAAGGTCAAAATGCCGCCCAAAAATCCCAAGATGATTTCAAGTTGA
- a CDS encoding photosystem II S4 domain protein, with product MLPRDELLKSVENRETLAKILDRAEEALRTWEITQTDFLSPPELFEAQGLFEKLTELQIVAWGGYPQAERQRLAIARSDLPLDVEQVQVAALEVAGNFLFDTASHPDFLGSMLGTGLVREKTGDILVLGERGAQVLVVPELVEFLELNLTQVRSVPVKTRAIELNELRVQAPKTKQMTTVEASLRLDAIASAGFGMSRSKMAGLISSGDVRVNWKDITQPSYSVSSGDLIAIRGKGRLEVGEVSITKKQRYRVALTRFR from the coding sequence ATGCTGCCCAGAGACGAACTCCTCAAATCTGTTGAAAACCGCGAGACTCTTGCTAAAATCCTAGACCGTGCTGAGGAGGCGCTGCGCACCTGGGAAATTACCCAAACGGATTTTTTGTCTCCCCCGGAGTTGTTCGAGGCACAGGGACTGTTTGAGAAGCTAACAGAGCTACAAATTGTTGCCTGGGGAGGCTATCCTCAAGCCGAACGGCAACGGTTGGCGATCGCTCGCTCGGATCTGCCCCTAGATGTCGAACAAGTACAGGTGGCGGCCCTGGAGGTGGCGGGAAACTTCCTCTTTGATACCGCCAGCCATCCCGACTTTTTGGGGTCGATGTTGGGAACGGGACTGGTACGGGAAAAAACGGGAGATATCCTGGTGTTGGGAGAACGGGGGGCCCAGGTGCTGGTGGTTCCTGAGTTGGTGGAGTTTTTGGAGCTGAATCTGACGCAGGTGCGATCGGTCCCCGTGAAAACTCGGGCCATTGAGTTAAATGAGTTGCGAGTGCAGGCTCCGAAAACCAAGCAAATGACGACGGTGGAAGCCTCGTTACGGTTGGATGCGATCGCCTCAGCCGGGTTCGGGATGTCTCGTAGTAAGATGGCGGGCCTAATTAGTAGTGGTGATGTCCGAGTGAACTGGAAGGACATCACCCAACCGAGTTATAGCGTCAGTTCCGGTGATTTAATTGCCATTCGCGGTAAGGGACGCTTAGAAGTCGGGGAGGTCTCCATCACCAAGAAGCAACGCTATCGGGTAGCCTTAACCCGTTTCCGTTAG
- a CDS encoding ferredoxin-NADP reductase, with protein MYNPNASGGNNTVAGNRLFVYEVEGLGQDGNAQDAPIRRSGTQTMTVPYNRMNEEMQRITRLGGKIVNIRPLTGEDWNNQAASANGSSTQESKPAEASKSMTQAKPETKGEAKGKSSAKASAKKKVPVNIYRPKNPFIGKCLSNEDLVREGGSGRVQHLKFDISGGDLEYLEGQSIGIIPPGKDEKGKPHKLRLYSIASTRHGDDGDDKTVSLSVRELEYQHPETGETVYGVCSKFLCDLNEGDDVSITGPVGKDMLLPDDEHANVIMMATGTGIAPFRAFLWRMFKEEHEDYKFKGKAWLIFGIPYTANILYKEELEQLQADYPDQFELTYAISREQKNAEGGKMYLQHRIQENAEKVWDLVQQPNTHTYICGLKGMEGGIDEGMASAASKQGVDWDDYRKQLKKDHRWHVETY; from the coding sequence ATGTACAATCCAAACGCCTCGGGCGGGAATAACACCGTTGCTGGAAATCGCCTCTTTGTCTACGAAGTTGAAGGCTTAGGACAAGACGGCAACGCCCAAGATGCTCCGATTCGCCGCAGTGGGACTCAGACGATGACCGTCCCCTACAACCGTATGAACGAGGAGATGCAGCGTATCACTCGCCTCGGTGGCAAAATCGTCAACATCCGCCCGCTCACCGGTGAAGACTGGAATAACCAAGCCGCCTCTGCCAATGGGTCTAGCACCCAAGAGTCCAAACCCGCAGAAGCGAGCAAATCCATGACTCAAGCCAAACCGGAAACCAAAGGAGAAGCCAAAGGGAAATCCTCGGCTAAAGCCTCCGCAAAAAAGAAAGTTCCCGTCAACATTTACCGCCCGAAAAACCCATTCATCGGAAAGTGCCTAAGCAACGAGGACTTGGTCCGCGAAGGGGGTTCGGGACGGGTACAACATCTTAAATTCGACATCTCCGGTGGCGATCTCGAGTACCTCGAAGGTCAAAGCATCGGCATCATCCCTCCTGGGAAAGATGAGAAAGGGAAACCCCACAAGCTGCGTCTGTACTCCATCGCCTCGACTCGTCACGGCGATGATGGGGACGACAAAACCGTGTCCCTCTCGGTGCGGGAGTTGGAATATCAACATCCTGAAACCGGTGAAACCGTCTATGGCGTCTGTTCTAAGTTCCTCTGCGACTTGAATGAGGGCGATGATGTCAGCATTACTGGTCCCGTTGGGAAGGATATGCTGCTTCCGGACGATGAACATGCTAACGTCATCATGATGGCGACGGGGACTGGGATTGCGCCCTTCCGGGCCTTCCTCTGGCGCATGTTTAAGGAAGAACACGAAGACTACAAATTCAAAGGCAAAGCCTGGTTAATCTTCGGCATTCCCTACACCGCCAACATTCTCTATAAAGAGGAACTCGAACAACTGCAAGCGGACTATCCCGATCAGTTTGAGTTGACCTATGCCATCAGCCGGGAGCAGAAAAACGCCGAAGGTGGCAAAATGTATCTGCAACACCGGATTCAGGAAAACGCCGAGAAAGTCTGGGATTTGGTTCAACAGCCTAATACTCATACCTACATCTGTGGTCTCAAAGGCATGGAAGGCGGCATTGATGAAGGAATGGCGTCCGCGGCCTCGAAACAAGGTGTTGATTGGGATGATTATCGCAAACAACTCAAAAAAGACCATCGCTGGCACGTTGAAACCTACTAA
- a CDS encoding thioredoxin fold domain-containing protein, whose product MSLSVSEQRFKEEVLQSEIPVLVNFWAPWCGVCHLIHPQLTQFRREYGDLIKIVDVNADESLRLASTYRLATLPTLLLFDGDRIVERIEGFQGRESLRSQLLQMVEQYAGDRSLALPS is encoded by the coding sequence ATGTCGTTGTCCGTTAGCGAGCAGCGTTTCAAGGAAGAAGTTTTACAGTCTGAGATTCCTGTCTTAGTGAACTTCTGGGCGCCTTGGTGCGGCGTGTGTCATCTCATTCACCCCCAGTTGACACAATTTCGTCGTGAGTATGGTGATCTCATCAAAATTGTGGATGTTAACGCTGATGAGAGTTTACGCCTAGCCAGTACCTATCGTTTAGCCACCCTGCCCACCTTACTCTTGTTTGACGGCGATCGCATCGTCGAACGAATTGAGGGCTTCCAGGGTCGAGAAAGCCTACGATCGCAACTCCTACAGATGGTTGAGCAATATGCCGGGGATCGCTCCCTGGCCCTGCCCTCCTAG